In one window of Methanosarcina vacuolata Z-761 DNA:
- a CDS encoding outer membrane protein assembly factor BamB family protein yields the protein MKWKILIVLLILTVITAGCTEKSQESENSKIAQVSEGVQSGDESGNSEAGAPIDSIVFSRTGAMITLKEEADISQVKISSANNSTESIDIEKTEKQVFAAFDWEPDTQYKFEVITGDGAKSDLEVYAPEKPALKEEYAITLEDVTPGPIDKTSANVEGVTKFSPDSKYLAIGTNGGSLKLIELATGKKVWEKQLVEGIADARIADIEFSEDGKSLIVGEESPDAFIYCFDLNGTEIWKYGAGQDLGSDLDHLPAMKKIKLDSEGNIYVAASRACGYIGEKYKYLGKVYSFDSKGNLRWKFPESESMDSGVTWIDNTPDGKYAVFGTTCFAKADKWKDGTVHVLDGTTGKEYWNYSIPPLEPFFDYSAIWYSTQITPDGANIITMTSDGRAFLFDNSKIMETGVPEVKWETNISTPILVSGVPIYGSSNYAYIINNTLIFSIGSTFSKDKNNDAPIEHPNGNSLFAYDTGGNLLWKWRLDGYAGECALNDRYLVIPIAQNLVTEDRNVHGVYVFDISKSGGSNSKLVQVYNTKGITVAADVSPDGKYIAALEAPARLDDGTVLGEYKVHVLT from the coding sequence ATGAAATGGAAAATTTTGATAGTCCTGCTTATCCTAACTGTAATTACTGCCGGATGCACTGAAAAAAGCCAGGAGTCCGAGAACAGTAAAATTGCTCAGGTTTCCGAAGGTGTCCAGAGCGGGGATGAAAGTGGCAATTCCGAGGCTGGGGCACCTATAGATTCAATAGTATTTTCCAGGACCGGAGCTATGATTACTCTAAAAGAAGAGGCAGACATTTCACAGGTAAAAATTTCTTCTGCCAATAACTCTACCGAGTCAATAGATATTGAAAAAACGGAGAAACAGGTTTTTGCAGCTTTTGACTGGGAACCCGACACTCAATATAAGTTTGAAGTTATCACAGGCGACGGGGCAAAAAGTGATCTGGAAGTGTATGCACCTGAAAAACCTGCTTTGAAAGAAGAGTATGCTATAACACTTGAGGATGTAACTCCCGGACCTATCGATAAAACCTCAGCAAATGTAGAGGGTGTGACAAAGTTTTCTCCTGACAGCAAATACCTTGCCATAGGAACTAATGGAGGATCTCTAAAACTTATAGAACTTGCAACAGGTAAAAAAGTATGGGAAAAACAGCTTGTTGAAGGCATAGCTGATGCAAGAATTGCGGATATAGAATTCTCCGAGGACGGAAAAAGCCTGATTGTGGGAGAAGAAAGCCCTGATGCTTTTATCTATTGTTTTGATTTAAATGGCACGGAAATCTGGAAATATGGAGCAGGACAAGACCTGGGTTCAGACCTTGACCATCTGCCAGCCATGAAAAAAATAAAACTGGATTCTGAGGGGAATATCTATGTTGCTGCCAGTAGAGCCTGCGGCTACATAGGAGAGAAATACAAGTACCTGGGTAAGGTTTATTCTTTTGACTCCAAAGGCAATTTGCGCTGGAAATTCCCTGAATCCGAATCTATGGACTCCGGAGTTACATGGATAGATAACACCCCTGACGGAAAATACGCTGTATTCGGGACAACCTGCTTTGCAAAAGCCGACAAATGGAAAGATGGAACTGTGCATGTTCTGGATGGAACCACCGGAAAAGAGTACTGGAACTATTCAATCCCGCCCCTTGAGCCATTTTTTGACTATTCTGCAATATGGTACAGTACCCAGATTACTCCTGATGGAGCAAACATAATAACAATGACCAGTGATGGACGAGCCTTTTTATTTGACAATTCCAAAATCATGGAAACCGGTGTACCCGAAGTAAAATGGGAGACAAACATTTCAACCCCGATTTTAGTAAGCGGAGTCCCAATTTACGGCAGTTCGAATTACGCCTATATTATCAACAATACCCTTATTTTCTCAATAGGCAGCACTTTCTCCAAAGATAAAAACAACGATGCTCCTATAGAACACCCCAACGGAAACAGCCTCTTTGCCTATGATACTGGCGGAAACCTGCTATGGAAATGGAGATTGGATGGCTATGCAGGGGAATGTGCACTGAATGACAGGTATCTAGTTATTCCTATAGCCCAGAACCTGGTGACCGAGGATAGAAATGTCCACGGAGTGTACGTCTTTGATATATCAAAAAGTGGAGGTTCAAACTCTAAACTTGTCCAGGTTTATAACACCAAAGGGATTACAGTAGCAGCTGATGTCTCACCTGATGGAAAATATATTGCAGCCCTGGAAGCCCCTGCAAGGCTTGATGACGGCACAGTGCTGGGAGAGTATAAAGTGCATGTTCTTACGTAA
- a CDS encoding WD40 repeat domain-containing protein, whose protein sequence is MKKNSVVLILIFSFIFLICSGCTSSHIVASDEQGNNSSEEILKNDSVQESSQLSQKNLTYSEKSSPYLYWEYELGDINPENLSEGRSNVQDYVAYSEDGKYVAVGTGKKLTVIDVPNKKLLWEKALKGNVSDISFSKDGKYLLAGEKSTDGYIYSLDAGTGAEIHSYRSADDLGTSTNPKYQPCIYKITAADDDVYIAAGRYWKESGYSLASRVYRFNPDGTLSWKLPSTENYAQSVNWIDSSQDGKNVVFSTGDWTNSLGLDAVVYSVDDSGNLRWKYEITPLKPYFVSAAIWHGLDISDDGSMVTAYTGDGRKYLFYDSEMTNPGNGKTAWDMKTPGDGRNSRDTYDWQSNVTVPEEVEGSYIYAYGEEAKISSKNETLYLTGATLPAYYPDNISVAHPLENTLVSSEVEKGNTSWTYSLGGRCAGIFFSPDTRFFVLPVGKDSASGNTQVQGIHVFDSQKSGNGHSRLIWKYNTEGVIVDAAISSNCTVAAVEAPLKLENGDVIGKHRLIIVR, encoded by the coding sequence ATGAAAAAGAATAGTGTTGTGCTGATACTTATATTTTCATTTATATTTCTGATCTGTTCAGGATGCACCTCTTCACATATTGTAGCCTCCGATGAACAGGGAAATAACAGTAGTGAAGAGATATTGAAAAATGACAGTGTTCAGGAAAGCAGCCAGCTGAGTCAGAAAAATCTAACTTATTCTGAAAAATCTTCTCCTTACCTTTACTGGGAGTATGAACTTGGAGACATAAATCCAGAAAATCTCAGTGAAGGAAGATCAAATGTCCAGGACTATGTGGCTTACTCCGAGGACGGAAAATATGTAGCTGTTGGGACCGGGAAAAAACTGACAGTTATTGATGTGCCAAACAAAAAACTGCTATGGGAAAAGGCCTTAAAAGGAAATGTTTCAGACATTTCGTTCTCGAAAGACGGAAAGTATCTGCTCGCAGGGGAAAAGAGTACTGACGGATACATTTATTCTCTGGATGCTGGTACAGGAGCTGAAATTCACAGCTATAGAAGCGCTGATGACCTGGGAACCAGTACGAATCCAAAATATCAACCCTGCATATACAAAATAACGGCTGCTGACGATGATGTGTATATTGCAGCAGGTCGATACTGGAAAGAATCTGGTTATAGTCTGGCTTCAAGAGTGTACAGGTTTAACCCGGATGGAACTCTTTCATGGAAATTACCGTCAACAGAAAACTACGCCCAGAGCGTAAACTGGATCGACTCAAGCCAGGACGGGAAAAATGTGGTTTTTTCAACCGGAGACTGGACAAATTCCCTTGGACTTGATGCAGTCGTCTATTCAGTAGATGACAGCGGAAATCTCCGTTGGAAATACGAAATTACGCCTCTCAAACCTTACTTTGTTTCTGCAGCCATCTGGCACGGACTTGATATTTCAGATGACGGGTCCATGGTAACTGCCTATACAGGGGATGGAAGAAAATACCTGTTTTATGATTCCGAGATGACGAACCCCGGAAACGGAAAAACCGCATGGGACATGAAAACCCCGGGAGACGGGAGGAACTCGCGGGACACCTATGATTGGCAATCCAATGTAACAGTTCCAGAAGAAGTTGAGGGAAGCTACATCTATGCCTACGGGGAAGAAGCTAAAATTTCCAGTAAAAATGAGACGCTTTACCTTACAGGAGCCACGCTTCCTGCATATTATCCCGACAACATATCGGTGGCACATCCCCTTGAGAACACTCTTGTATCAAGTGAGGTTGAGAAAGGAAACACGTCCTGGACTTATTCCCTTGGAGGACGCTGTGCAGGGATTTTCTTTTCTCCGGATACCAGATTCTTTGTCCTGCCAGTAGGGAAAGATTCGGCCTCGGGCAATACTCAGGTCCAAGGAATTCATGTTTTTGACAGCCAAAAATCCGGAAACGGACATTCAAGGTTAATCTGGAAATATAATACAGAAGGCGTTATTGTAGATGCTGCGATTTCTTCCAACTGCACAGTTGCTGCAGTTGAAGCCCCTCTAAAGCTTGAAAATGGGGATGTGATTGGAAAACACAGGTTAATAATTGTCAGGTGA